A window of Nocardia arthritidis genomic DNA:
CCTCGGGCTGCGATTCGCCACCAAGCGCAGGCGGATCTCGTCCTATACGCCGGTGGGCTCCGGCGGGTTGCTCGTCGACACCGCGTCCGCGGCGGGCACCCGCGCGAGCTTCCGCGCGCTCACCGGCTCGGACCGGGATTTCGACGCCTGGCGGCGCTTCTACGGGATGACGCACGAGGTTGCGCGCCAAGTCTTTCCGACGCTCACCGAACCGTTGCCGACCCGCGCCCAACTGGCGGGCCGGGTGGGCGATCCGGACGCGTGGGCGGCGCTGTTCGAGCGGCCGCTCGGCGAAACCATCGAGGCGACCTTCGTCGACGATACGGTGCGCGGCGTCGTACTCACCGATGCGCTCATCGGAACCTTCACCGACGCACACGATCCGGCGTTGCGGCAGAACCGCTGCTTCCTCTACCACGTGATCGGCGGCGGCACCGGCGATTGGGATGTGCCGGTCGGCGGAATGGGCGCGCTCACCGACGCGCTCGCCGATGCCGCGCGCGCCGCGGGCGCGGAACTGGTGACCGACTGCGCGGTGGACGCGATCGAAACCGGCGGCGCCGCGGCGGAGGTGCGCTTCGACGGCGGCGCGGTCGGTGCCGGGCATGTGCTGGTGAATGCCGCGCCGCACGAGTTGGACCGGCTGCTCGGCCGGACACCGGAGCCGAAACCCGAAGGCGCGCAACTGAAGATCAATATGGTGCTGCGGCGGCTGCCCCGGCTGCGCGACACCGCCGTCGATCCGCGCGACGCCTTCGCCGGCACCTTCCACATCGCGGAGTCGTATTCCCAACTGGCACAAGCATATCGGGAGGCCGCGGCGGGACGAATCCCGGCGGCGCCGCCGTCGGAGATCTACTGCCACACCCTCACCGATCCGTCGATCCTGTCCGCCGAGGCGGCCGCGGGCGGAATGCACACCCTCACCCTCTTCGGCCTGCACACCCCCGCGCGGCTTTTCGCCGACGATCCTGCGGGCACCACCGACGCACTGGTGAAATCGACCATCGCCCAACTGGATTCGGTACTAGCCGAACCGATAGCGGACTGCCTCGCCACCGACGCGAACGGAAACCCCTGCCTGGAAGCGAAATCCCCGATCGATCTGGAACGCGAGATCGGCCTCCCCGGCGGCCACATCTTCCACCGCGACCTGGCCTTCCCCTACCGCACCGACGAAGCCGACGACCCGGCCTCCCGCTGGGGCGTCGCCACCGGCCTACCCAACGTATTCCTCTGCGGCGCAGGCGCTGTCCGCGGCGGCGGCGTCAGCGGCATACCCGGCCACAATGCCGCGATGGCGGTGCTGGAGTAGCTGTTCGACTACGGAACGCGGTTGCCGGTCTATGACATGACACCTAGATTGATCCCATGTCATCGAATC
This region includes:
- a CDS encoding phytoene desaturase family protein; the protein is MKPTRSSYDVVIVGGGHNGLVAAAYLARAGRSVAVLERQPRTGGAAVSARLFPGVDVRVSRYSYLVSLLPRRIVDDLGLRFATKRRRISSYTPVGSGGLLVDTASAAGTRASFRALTGSDRDFDAWRRFYGMTHEVARQVFPTLTEPLPTRAQLAGRVGDPDAWAALFERPLGETIEATFVDDTVRGVVLTDALIGTFTDAHDPALRQNRCFLYHVIGGGTGDWDVPVGGMGALTDALADAARAAGAELVTDCAVDAIETGGAAAEVRFDGGAVGAGHVLVNAAPHELDRLLGRTPEPKPEGAQLKINMVLRRLPRLRDTAVDPRDAFAGTFHIAESYSQLAQAYREAAAGRIPAAPPSEIYCHTLTDPSILSAEAAAGGMHTLTLFGLHTPARLFADDPAGTTDALVKSTIAQLDSVLAEPIADCLATDANGNPCLEAKSPIDLEREIGLPGGHIFHRDLAFPYRTDEADDPASRWGVATGLPNVFLCGAGAVRGGGVSGIPGHNAAMAVLE